A window of Cohnella herbarum contains these coding sequences:
- a CDS encoding PQQ-binding-like beta-propeller repeat protein, producing MKKNLLSLLAVCCLFCLPNTIFAAAPSLKDIQVTQRLKLVDDRGNNLVLHNARQFRLKWSIQDPSPYQHFQAYTGSNGLVYFIAFDYLMAVDTQGNIKWKQSLPSELNTFELIGDDAYYRFYQGNLEYADETSLIIDQIVRVDEDGRKIIIPATTLYAPKNEQGFSLDYPVYSADDYGNLILLAGTGQGLTLYHPDGSVAWQRETVEDRDRKLSVYEFLNLFSDESGNIYAQTKDRLLKLDGQGNVLWSKSLPGPGIFYMAQRGKLVSWTFDAATMSPHYTTYSISEKDGSLVPDPVSGVTNRGIGDLRGGTYELDEKTNTVLNRDKSGKIKWKYSLTKKDIAWGRSLAAFTMTGDTAGNVYFSANVGTVYSLDPSGKPRFIVEMNNKHSYFSRILSISDKLTIIMIDNQILAIEKIK from the coding sequence GTGAAAAAAAACCTGTTATCGTTGCTTGCCGTCTGCTGCCTCTTTTGCTTGCCTAATACGATATTCGCGGCAGCTCCATCCTTAAAAGACATCCAAGTCACGCAACGGTTGAAGCTGGTCGACGATCGCGGTAACAATCTCGTTCTTCACAACGCCAGACAATTTCGATTGAAGTGGTCTATCCAGGACCCGAGCCCTTATCAACATTTCCAAGCTTATACGGGGAGTAACGGCCTCGTCTATTTCATTGCCTTCGACTATCTCATGGCCGTAGATACGCAAGGCAACATCAAGTGGAAGCAATCGCTGCCGAGCGAATTAAATACGTTCGAGCTGATCGGCGACGACGCGTACTATCGATTCTATCAAGGGAATTTAGAATACGCGGACGAGACTTCCCTTATTATCGACCAAATCGTACGCGTGGACGAAGATGGGCGGAAAATCATCATTCCCGCAACCACCCTATACGCTCCGAAGAACGAGCAAGGGTTCTCTCTCGACTACCCCGTCTACTCGGCGGATGACTATGGAAACTTGATTCTGCTAGCCGGAACCGGACAAGGATTGACGCTTTATCATCCGGACGGCTCCGTAGCTTGGCAGCGCGAAACCGTCGAAGATCGGGATCGGAAGCTTAGCGTCTATGAATTTCTTAATCTGTTCTCCGATGAATCGGGCAACATCTATGCCCAAACGAAGGATCGTCTTCTGAAATTAGACGGGCAGGGTAACGTCTTATGGAGCAAATCCTTGCCCGGACCCGGCATTTTCTATATGGCTCAGAGGGGAAAACTAGTCTCGTGGACTTTCGATGCGGCTACTATGAGCCCTCATTATACAACCTATTCGATTTCGGAAAAGGACGGCAGCCTTGTTCCCGATCCGGTTTCCGGCGTTACGAATCGGGGGATCGGCGACTTGCGGGGCGGAACCTATGAGCTGGACGAGAAAACGAACACGGTACTTAATCGCGATAAATCCGGGAAAATCAAATGGAAGTATAGCCTGACGAAAAAAGATATCGCATGGGGGCGAAGCCTCGCGGCGTTTACAATGACGGGCGACACTGCGGGCAACGTCTACTTCAGCGCAAACGTAGGAACGGTGTATTCTCTCGATCCGTCCGGTAAACCCCGTTTTATCGTAGAGATGAACAATAAGCATTCCTATTTTTCCCGAATATTATCAATTTCCGATAAACTGACGATTATCATGATCGATAATCAGATCTTGGCTATCGAGAAGATCAAGTGA
- a CDS encoding helix-turn-helix transcriptional regulator — MSNAIDLMEQHYLVGRDDEVAVFNERLGLDSTQERIINVYGTGGIGKSFLLNEFRRHSEQDGAMFLLIDGRVFVTPQEFCYQLLRALRYPINEIPMTDDLSLLTDICLDAMHEATGKGKTVLALDTFEEFGDSEHWLREEFLARISPRVLIVISGRLPLQGRWLYSPAWRNLIYRMPLSDLDYESVKRYLVRSGIDGEETVHRIWVQTKGHPLTLALFASTTLVRNQHKAKLMGTDEIFVHVVNVWLKEVPEAYRMLVETASALRHFNQELLSFVLEKPITANQFKKLAELSFVQRADRGWLLHDLLRDAVSRELRLREPDRYERLWKRCVLYYYYKIKNAAGKKSVGWDNAEWFYYIGDQLIQSAFYQHSLPYSSEPLTLSNWKEAEQYIDDRYRHTKDVRIPLMDPNTGEPYEYLYKAEVSLYGLKHIHLKELFELDTGIVKLTRDSSGIVRGLSAIIPINGHTLDYLKSKPLSSAYFNSLSQSELNALNVPRHTRAGYFFKTLDVHDSSDLPMLQWTGITFISHILSSTFIVAAPPPDPFCHSIFYSLGCQITKNVVHFDYEDRTPAPLFVIDTRGEKLHDYLKGMIASNGIVTEDEERDIPSAQLTVKEREIVELIVKGHTNMEIANLLFISEATVKKHLSNIFKKWDIKSRTRLINFYLKSR; from the coding sequence ATGTCTAACGCGATTGATCTAATGGAGCAACATTATCTTGTAGGGAGAGACGACGAGGTTGCCGTCTTTAACGAACGATTGGGGTTAGACTCCACGCAAGAACGGATTATCAACGTATACGGGACCGGCGGAATCGGGAAAAGCTTCTTGCTGAACGAGTTTCGCCGCCACTCCGAACAAGACGGTGCAATGTTTCTCCTCATAGACGGCCGCGTGTTTGTAACTCCGCAAGAATTTTGTTATCAACTTCTTCGAGCCTTACGCTATCCTATCAATGAGATCCCGATGACAGATGATTTAAGCTTATTAACGGATATATGCTTGGACGCGATGCATGAAGCAACAGGGAAAGGGAAAACGGTTCTTGCCCTGGATACGTTCGAAGAGTTCGGCGATTCGGAGCACTGGCTGCGGGAAGAGTTTCTGGCGCGCATAAGCCCACGGGTTCTAATCGTCATTAGCGGCAGGCTTCCATTGCAAGGCCGGTGGCTCTACTCCCCGGCATGGAGAAATTTGATCTATCGGATGCCGCTTAGCGATCTGGATTACGAGTCCGTGAAGCGGTATTTGGTTCGGTCGGGTATCGACGGCGAGGAGACGGTGCATCGCATCTGGGTTCAGACCAAGGGGCATCCGTTGACCTTGGCTTTATTCGCTTCGACGACGTTAGTCCGAAACCAGCATAAAGCAAAGTTGATGGGCACGGATGAAATATTCGTTCACGTCGTTAACGTGTGGCTAAAAGAAGTTCCCGAAGCTTACAGGATGTTAGTCGAGACGGCATCCGCGTTAAGGCATTTCAATCAGGAATTGCTGAGCTTCGTATTGGAGAAGCCGATTACGGCGAATCAGTTCAAGAAGCTTGCCGAGCTTTCGTTCGTCCAGCGGGCGGACCGCGGCTGGTTGCTCCATGATCTTCTGCGCGATGCCGTCAGCCGTGAATTAAGATTGCGAGAACCGGATCGCTATGAACGGCTTTGGAAACGCTGCGTCCTCTATTATTATTATAAAATCAAGAACGCGGCAGGCAAGAAGTCGGTAGGCTGGGACAATGCGGAGTGGTTCTATTATATCGGAGATCAATTAATCCAGTCCGCTTTTTACCAACATTCTCTGCCGTATAGCTCTGAACCGCTTACTCTCTCGAATTGGAAGGAAGCCGAGCAGTACATCGACGATCGCTATCGTCATACGAAAGATGTTCGGATTCCGCTAATGGATCCGAACACCGGTGAACCGTACGAATATCTCTATAAAGCCGAAGTCAGCCTATATGGACTCAAACACATCCACTTGAAGGAATTATTCGAACTGGATACCGGAATCGTAAAGTTAACCCGGGATTCGAGCGGGATCGTACGCGGTTTATCCGCGATTATTCCGATCAATGGGCATACGTTGGACTATTTGAAATCGAAGCCCCTCTCTTCCGCCTACTTCAATAGTTTATCCCAATCCGAGCTTAATGCTCTCAATGTTCCCCGCCATACGAGAGCAGGATACTTCTTCAAAACTCTCGACGTCCATGATTCATCCGATCTTCCCATGCTTCAGTGGACGGGGATAACTTTCATCTCCCATATCTTATCCTCTACCTTTATCGTAGCCGCACCGCCTCCCGATCCTTTTTGCCATTCGATCTTTTATAGTTTGGGTTGCCAAATCACGAAGAATGTCGTCCATTTCGATTACGAGGACCGGACTCCGGCCCCGTTGTTCGTTATCGATACGAGAGGGGAAAAGCTGCACGACTATTTAAAGGGAATGATCGCTTCAAACGGTATTGTGACGGAGGACGAAGAGAGGGATATCCCTTCCGCACAACTTACCGTTAAGGAAAGGGAGATCGTCGAACTGATCGTCAAAGGTCATACGAACATGGAAATCGCCAATCTTCTTTTTATTAGCGAAGCGACGGTCAAGAAACATCTCTCGAATATATTCAAGAAGTGGGACATCAAGAGCCGGACGCGACTGATTAACTTTTATCTGAAATCGCGATAG
- a CDS encoding TraB/GumN family protein, with the protein MSSRKIGFAFNRFILALILILTLSACNSDKANNKTTEQATSSPSPTATEQQPASKDAEPAKAGSKGYLWKITGDHNSGYLAGTIHIARKDMYPLDEDLEQAIDEADYIALELDLTKVDQKKTVELVNEKALLTDGTTLRDHVAEEDYEKFRSILKKSILSAAAATFDQYEPWYAAMTLESLPAMKYMTTDGIDQYIAKQAHKEGKTIIELESMESQLGIFDSFSKEMQEQYFHQTVESAGTASTGLKQLLDMWTLGNLKLLETTHDQFEEEGKKTMGEQFKAYNDTFLVNRNVEMANKIDQYLAEGEEGTYLVAVGSLHMVGEQGLVSLLEKKGYTVEFVK; encoded by the coding sequence ATGAGCAGTCGCAAGATCGGGTTCGCTTTCAACCGGTTCATCCTAGCGCTAATCCTCATATTGACGTTGTCGGCATGCAACTCGGATAAGGCCAACAACAAAACAACCGAACAAGCAACGTCGTCCCCTTCGCCGACCGCAACCGAGCAGCAGCCTGCCTCCAAGGACGCCGAACCGGCCAAAGCAGGCTCTAAAGGATACTTATGGAAAATAACCGGAGACCATAATTCCGGATACTTGGCGGGCACCATTCATATCGCTAGGAAAGACATGTATCCGCTGGATGAGGACTTGGAGCAGGCAATCGACGAGGCGGACTATATCGCGTTGGAACTGGATTTAACGAAGGTCGATCAGAAGAAGACCGTGGAGTTAGTCAATGAAAAAGCGCTGCTGACGGATGGCACAACGCTAAGGGACCATGTCGCGGAAGAGGATTACGAGAAATTCCGGAGCATCTTGAAGAAGTCGATCCTTAGCGCAGCCGCGGCGACATTCGATCAATACGAACCGTGGTATGCGGCGATGACACTGGAGAGCCTTCCCGCCATGAAGTATATGACGACGGACGGAATCGACCAATACATCGCCAAACAAGCTCATAAAGAAGGCAAAACGATCATCGAGCTCGAAAGCATGGAGTCGCAGTTGGGGATCTTCGATAGTTTCTCGAAGGAGATGCAGGAGCAATATTTTCACCAAACGGTAGAGAGCGCCGGGACGGCATCTACGGGACTCAAGCAACTGCTCGACATGTGGACGCTAGGAAATCTGAAATTGCTCGAGACGACGCACGATCAGTTCGAAGAGGAAGGCAAGAAAACAATGGGCGAACAATTCAAAGCCTATAACGATACTTTCCTAGTGAATAGGAACGTCGAGATGGCGAACAAGATCGATCAATATTTAGCCGAGGGAGAGGAAGGCACTTACTTGGTCGCGGTCGGTTCGTTGCACATGGTCGGCGAGCAAGGCTTGGTGTCTCTTTTGGAGAAGAAAGGGTATACGGTCGAATTCGTGAAATAA
- the hprK gene encoding HPr(Ser) kinase/phosphatase, translating to MKSITVKQLQDRFKLEVLAGDNQMHREITRPRAHRPGLEFVGYFDFFPMNRVQVLGRKEINYLHKQTEEERNLHIGNVVKYHPPCFIVTSQQEGLKYLMIYCQQEGIPLLRTNETTTEFLGKLDAYLIQALAPEISIHGVCVNVSGIGILLRGKSGIGKSETAHTLIRRGHRLVADDIVVLKKLSSQTLLGTHNGTTKEFLALRSIGLINVVRLYGRKAFQDETRIVLDIELCPWQDQALNNELELEPKYTEYLGVRIPHIEIQLQPGRDVAGMIEAAANSWYLKQQGYSAAEEFMKRIEGDMK from the coding sequence ATGAAGTCCATTACCGTAAAACAACTGCAGGATAGATTCAAGCTCGAAGTGCTCGCCGGCGATAATCAGATGCATCGCGAGATTACCAGGCCGAGAGCTCATCGACCGGGTTTGGAGTTCGTCGGCTATTTCGATTTTTTTCCCATGAACCGGGTTCAGGTGCTGGGCAGGAAAGAGATTAATTATTTGCACAAGCAGACGGAGGAAGAACGGAACTTGCACATCGGCAACGTCGTTAAGTACCATCCTCCTTGTTTTATCGTAACGAGCCAGCAGGAAGGTCTCAAATACTTGATGATCTACTGCCAGCAAGAGGGGATTCCGTTACTTCGGACGAACGAAACGACGACGGAATTTCTAGGCAAGCTCGATGCTTACCTCATTCAAGCGCTTGCGCCGGAAATTTCGATTCATGGCGTATGCGTGAACGTATCCGGGATCGGGATTCTGTTAAGGGGAAAATCGGGCATCGGCAAGAGCGAGACGGCGCATACGCTTATTCGCAGGGGACATCGGCTTGTGGCCGACGACATCGTCGTGTTGAAGAAGCTAAGCTCGCAGACGCTGCTCGGAACGCATAACGGAACGACTAAGGAGTTTCTAGCTCTGCGCAGTATCGGACTTATTAACGTCGTACGCTTATATGGCAGGAAAGCTTTTCAGGACGAGACGCGAATCGTACTCGATATCGAATTGTGCCCATGGCAGGATCAGGCGCTAAACAACGAGCTCGAGCTCGAGCCGAAATATACCGAATACTTAGGAGTTCGCATTCCGCATATCGAAATTCAGCTTCAACCGGGCAGGGACGTCGCGGGCATGATCGAAGCCGCGGCGAATAGCTGGTATTTGAAGCAACAGGGCTACAGCGCTGCGGAAGAGTTCATGAAGCGAATCGAAGGAGACATGAAATGA
- a CDS encoding pyridoxamine 5'-phosphate oxidase family protein has translation MTQQELESKIMKALDTHRIAAFATIEGNRPKARYMAVFHDGLKIYLASDRQTHKVEELKENPNVYLLLGYDGNWPKEVVEIQGSAEVTKNDSLREKFWSEEFKRWFDGPNDPNYVILEISPSRIEYTGEDRERQVWNA, from the coding sequence ATGACGCAACAAGAATTGGAAAGTAAAATTATGAAAGCGCTGGATACGCATCGCATCGCGGCATTCGCAACGATCGAAGGCAACCGGCCGAAGGCGCGCTACATGGCGGTCTTCCATGACGGACTTAAAATTTATCTCGCCTCGGATCGCCAAACCCATAAAGTCGAAGAGCTCAAGGAAAATCCTAACGTGTACTTGCTGCTCGGGTATGACGGCAATTGGCCCAAAGAAGTCGTGGAGATTCAGGGCTCCGCGGAAGTGACCAAGAACGATTCCCTTCGCGAGAAGTTCTGGAGCGAGGAATTCAAGCGCTGGTTCGACGGTCCCAATGACCCGAACTACGTCATTCTCGAGATCTCTCCTTCGAGAATCGAGTACACCGGCGAGGATCGGGAACGTCAAGTATGGAACGCTTAA
- a CDS encoding AAA family ATPase, whose protein sequence is MFLKEVTLLHEKFGSASEYPFSIPSLRRTSKLQLTRPVTFFVGENGSGKSTLLEAIAWQSGFHTAGGGVNQIYELDNSESVFGPYIRLSWLPKVRNGFFLRAESFYNFANYLDYEAKIQPEFREQIYASFGGKSLHERSHGESFLSLFRNRFGRNAIYLLDEPEAALSPARQLNLLSILHQLSPYAQFIIATHSPILLGYPDAQIFTFDETPIREIAYEDTAHYQLTRRFLENRKAVFRDLFAVDDDTIRED, encoded by the coding sequence ATGTTTCTTAAAGAAGTAACCTTGCTTCATGAAAAGTTCGGTTCCGCAAGCGAATATCCGTTCTCAATCCCTTCGCTCAGACGGACTTCGAAATTACAACTCACGAGGCCTGTCACTTTCTTCGTCGGAGAGAACGGCTCGGGTAAATCCACTTTGCTGGAGGCAATCGCATGGCAAAGCGGGTTTCATACGGCAGGTGGAGGGGTTAACCAAATCTACGAGTTGGACAATAGCGAGTCCGTATTCGGGCCTTACATCCGTCTGTCTTGGCTTCCCAAAGTGCGCAACGGATTCTTCCTGCGGGCGGAATCCTTCTACAACTTCGCCAATTATTTGGATTACGAAGCGAAAATACAACCGGAGTTTCGGGAACAAATTTACGCGTCCTTCGGAGGCAAGTCGTTGCATGAGCGCTCCCACGGAGAATCCTTTCTTTCCTTGTTCCGCAACCGTTTCGGCAGGAACGCCATCTATCTTCTGGACGAGCCCGAGGCTGCCTTATCGCCGGCGCGCCAGCTAAATCTGCTGTCGATCCTTCATCAACTCAGTCCGTATGCGCAGTTCATCATCGCCACCCATTCTCCGATTCTGCTTGGCTACCCCGACGCGCAAATCTTTACGTTCGACGAAACTCCGATCAGGGAAATCGCTTACGAGGATACCGCCCATTACCAGTTAACGAGAAGATTCCTCGAGAACAGGAAAGCCGTCTTCCGCGATCTGTTCGCCGTAGACGACGATACAATACGTGAAGATTAA
- a CDS encoding MDR family MFS transporter: MSQSLKKTNRTFVTAGLLAALFIGALDSTVVTTATTSIAKDLNGLSLISWIFSIYTLTTCVTTPIFGKLADLYGRKSIFTIGLILFLVGSVLCGAAQSMTELIWFRAIQGIGAGALTPVTFTIIGDLYTGEQRGKVQGVLASVWSIAGLIGPFVGGYFVDTISWRWIFYMNVPVSIISFILVFGFLHERFAKTSKSIDYIGALTFTICISSLLLALLTGGATYAWDSSTILVLFAVAAIFLFIFLKVESLAKEPMIPLLLFRERRLVVPYALGFIGFCIVAGVTIYIPLWIQNIMGYSATKSGLMLMPMSLAWPIASNLSGRYMFRFGVKKFMLMGAFFVACGAFWLFTVDMNTSYLHLIGIVVVIGFGMGCISTPAIVAIQNAAAANMRGVATSTNSLMGALGQTVAVAVFGMLFNRMVIEETPSQMADGMHLIFIVILAIAIFKLVVANLLPSAKKSEESQAA, encoded by the coding sequence ATGTCGCAGTCGCTTAAAAAAACGAATCGGACGTTCGTAACCGCCGGGTTGCTTGCGGCTCTGTTTATCGGAGCTCTGGACTCGACCGTGGTAACGACCGCTACGACTAGCATCGCTAAAGATTTGAACGGATTAAGCTTGATCAGTTGGATATTTTCCATCTATACGCTTACGACTTGCGTCACGACCCCGATTTTCGGCAAGCTGGCGGATCTGTATGGGAGAAAGTCGATTTTTACGATCGGGTTGATTTTATTTTTGGTAGGCTCCGTATTGTGCGGGGCGGCGCAATCGATGACCGAGTTGATCTGGTTCCGGGCGATTCAAGGGATCGGAGCGGGGGCGTTAACGCCGGTTACTTTTACGATTATCGGGGATTTGTACACGGGCGAGCAGAGGGGCAAGGTTCAAGGCGTGCTTGCGTCCGTATGGTCGATTGCCGGGCTGATCGGGCCGTTCGTCGGCGGTTATTTCGTGGATACGATATCCTGGCGCTGGATTTTCTATATGAACGTTCCCGTAAGCATCATTTCATTTATTCTCGTCTTCGGATTTCTGCACGAACGTTTCGCGAAAACGTCCAAGAGCATCGATTACATCGGAGCGCTTACCTTCACGATCTGTATATCCAGCTTGCTGCTTGCGCTGCTAACGGGCGGGGCAACGTACGCTTGGGATTCATCGACGATTCTCGTCCTTTTCGCTGTAGCGGCAATTTTTCTGTTCATCTTCTTGAAAGTTGAATCGCTGGCGAAGGAGCCCATGATTCCGCTCTTATTGTTCCGGGAAAGACGGTTGGTCGTTCCTTACGCGCTCGGTTTCATCGGATTTTGCATCGTGGCGGGAGTGACGATCTATATTCCGCTCTGGATCCAAAACATTATGGGCTATAGCGCTACGAAATCCGGCTTAATGCTTATGCCGATGTCGCTGGCGTGGCCGATCGCTTCCAATCTGTCGGGCAGATACATGTTCCGTTTCGGCGTAAAAAAATTCATGCTAATGGGCGCGTTTTTCGTGGCTTGCGGGGCATTCTGGTTGTTTACGGTGGATATGAACACCTCGTACTTGCACTTGATCGGGATCGTGGTCGTTATCGGATTCGGCATGGGTTGCATTAGCACGCCTGCCATCGTAGCGATTCAGAATGCGGCGGCAGCGAATATGCGCGGCGTGGCGACATCGACGAATTCGCTCATGGGAGCGCTCGGTCAGACCGTTGCGGTCGCCGTGTTCGGGATGCTGTTCAACCGAATGGTCATCGAGGAAACTCCGTCGCAAATGGCGGACGGCATGCACTTGATCTTCATCGTCATTCTGGCGATCGCGATATTTAAGTTAGTCGTCGCTAATTTGTTGCCTTCGGCGAAGAAGTCCGAGGAAAGTCAGGCAGCTTAA
- a CDS encoding beta-propeller domain-containing protein, translating to MLRKTSIILWLMCILLAIPSITGATATPQALSKKSIKVWVNGSQLILSTPVYAEKKTLLVPLLEVANALKAKTTWQTDSANRRNILLSRGDRSATFTIGSALLTANGRSVKLEAAPRLVGNVALVPLRALSEALGTVVAWDGIRQVVRIDDPAVLPVIGSKAKLDDLIQSMSTTNGLFRREALQVLGGESTLTSGPLQPVVNSELPASESANYSQTNVQVNGVDEADWAKTDGRFIYQISGTRLFVSDISDPNSPKLAATLNFGSKTDFYPREMYVDGKRLIVIGQKESLLSPRIDSGDNKSLSNTVSPSAEGLTILPPGTVRSSVQTKIYELNDAGQPKLVRETTLEGSYLSSRKIDGALYVIANKSNYFVYPMNNSDSDEYEPLYGDTGVSDKLRRLTLDRIRYFPDSPDSNTLLIGALDLDRSAEEMQVSAYLGSSQTLYASTKHLYVAIDKYIQDGSTYRQETQIHKFRLDQGSIVYVGSGEVPGSILNQYAMDEHDGYFRIATTKGNSWTRGTEEPSTNNLYVLDEQMKTIGSLENLAPGERIYSTRFMGGRAYMVTFRNVDPLFAIDLRNPTKPTVLGQLKIPGYSDYLHPYDDNHIIGFGKDTVELPAKGTGKDQTTAYYQGMKVALFDVSDVTQPKEKFKMIIGDRGTGSELLSNPKALLFSKSKGLLAFPVELMEIKDKSNLEQQGNVPAYGQFAYQGAYVYNIDPIKGFTLRGRVTHLSQDDLLKSGQYGYDYGKTVRRILYSGDTLYTLSERILKANDLVTLADKGVLDYPSAP from the coding sequence ATGCTAAGAAAAACGTCAATTATCCTATGGTTAATGTGCATCTTGCTAGCCATTCCATCGATAACCGGAGCAACTGCTACTCCACAGGCCCTATCGAAAAAGAGCATTAAAGTATGGGTAAACGGCTCGCAGCTAATCTTGTCTACTCCGGTTTACGCAGAGAAGAAAACGCTACTCGTTCCATTGCTTGAAGTCGCGAACGCCCTTAAAGCCAAGACGACATGGCAAACAGACTCTGCCAATAGGAGAAACATATTGCTCAGCCGCGGCGATCGTTCGGCAACCTTCACGATAGGATCGGCTCTTCTAACGGCAAACGGACGATCCGTTAAGCTCGAAGCCGCGCCGCGACTCGTCGGGAACGTTGCTTTAGTTCCCCTGCGCGCGCTATCCGAAGCGCTTGGGACGGTCGTTGCTTGGGACGGAATCCGGCAAGTCGTTCGCATAGACGATCCCGCCGTTCTTCCCGTCATCGGCTCGAAGGCTAAACTGGACGATTTGATCCAAAGCATGAGCACCACCAACGGATTATTTCGTCGGGAGGCGCTCCAAGTTCTAGGCGGTGAGTCGACCTTGACGTCCGGCCCCCTTCAGCCCGTTGTCAACTCCGAGTTGCCTGCAAGCGAAAGCGCGAACTATTCCCAGACGAACGTGCAAGTCAACGGGGTCGATGAAGCCGATTGGGCGAAAACGGACGGCCGCTTCATCTACCAAATCAGCGGCACCCGGTTGTTCGTCTCCGATATTTCCGATCCGAACTCGCCCAAGCTCGCGGCGACTTTGAACTTCGGATCGAAAACCGATTTTTACCCGCGGGAGATGTACGTAGACGGCAAGCGGCTGATCGTTATCGGGCAGAAAGAATCGTTACTCTCTCCTCGTATCGATTCGGGCGATAACAAATCGTTAAGTAATACGGTATCTCCCTCCGCAGAAGGATTGACGATTTTACCTCCCGGAACGGTAAGAAGTTCCGTGCAAACGAAGATTTACGAATTGAACGATGCCGGGCAACCTAAGCTTGTTCGCGAAACGACGCTGGAGGGCAGCTATCTATCTTCTCGCAAAATCGACGGAGCGCTATACGTCATCGCGAACAAATCCAACTATTTCGTATATCCGATGAACAATTCGGATTCGGACGAATATGAGCCACTTTACGGCGACACCGGCGTTTCCGATAAGTTAAGGAGGCTGACGCTTGACCGAATTCGTTATTTCCCGGATTCGCCCGATAGCAACACGTTGCTCATCGGCGCGCTAGATCTGGATCGTTCCGCGGAAGAAATGCAAGTGTCCGCCTATCTCGGATCCAGCCAAACTCTCTATGCCTCAACGAAGCACCTTTACGTCGCAATCGATAAGTATATCCAAGACGGGAGTACCTACAGGCAAGAAACGCAGATTCATAAGTTTCGGCTGGATCAAGGCAGCATCGTTTATGTAGGCAGTGGCGAAGTGCCAGGATCGATTCTGAATCAATACGCGATGGATGAGCACGACGGCTACTTCCGGATCGCCACGACCAAGGGGAATTCTTGGACGAGAGGAACGGAGGAGCCCTCTACGAATAATCTATACGTCCTTGACGAGCAGATGAAAACGATAGGGTCGTTGGAAAATCTAGCTCCGGGCGAAAGGATTTATTCTACGCGGTTCATGGGCGGCCGCGCATATATGGTTACCTTCCGCAACGTCGATCCTTTATTCGCGATCGACCTGCGCAACCCGACCAAGCCGACGGTGCTCGGCCAATTGAAGATTCCCGGTTATAGCGACTATCTACACCCTTACGATGACAATCACATCATCGGATTCGGCAAGGATACCGTGGAGCTCCCGGCCAAAGGAACTGGTAAAGATCAAACGACGGCCTACTACCAAGGAATGAAAGTTGCCCTATTCGACGTATCCGACGTTACCCAACCGAAAGAGAAATTCAAAATGATCATCGGCGACCGGGGAACCGGTTCCGAACTATTGAGCAACCCGAAAGCTCTATTGTTCTCCAAATCCAAAGGCCTGCTCGCTTTTCCTGTGGAGTTAATGGAAATCAAAGACAAGAGCAATCTTGAACAACAGGGTAACGTCCCGGCTTATGGACAGTTCGCTTATCAAGGCGCATACGTATACAATATCGATCCGATCAAGGGCTTTACTCTGCGGGGACGCGTCACCCATCTTTCCCAGGACGATCTGCTCAAGAGCGGGCAATACGGCTACGACTACGGCAAAACCGTCCGGCGTATCCTCTACTCGGGCGACACCTTGTATACGTTGTCCGAACGGATATTGAAAGCAAATGATCTTGTTACCCTTGCCGACAAAGGGGTTCTCGATTATCCTTCGGCGCCTTAA
- a CDS encoding late competence development ComFB family protein: MIFSRDLPILNAMEPIVGNLFEDNYVKTGILKCDCEKCRIDIILLSLNHLSPHYTSSQAGEAYVKALYLEPQLQSDVLRELTKAVKVIEERPNHT; this comes from the coding sequence ATGATTTTCTCTCGCGACTTGCCTATCCTTAACGCCATGGAACCTATTGTCGGTAATCTATTCGAAGATAACTACGTGAAAACAGGAATCCTCAAGTGCGATTGCGAGAAATGTCGGATCGATATTATTTTGCTCAGCTTAAATCACCTTTCTCCGCATTATACTTCGAGTCAAGCGGGAGAGGCTTACGTCAAGGCTCTTTATTTAGAACCGCAGCTTCAATCCGACGTTCTCAGAGAGCTGACCAAAGCGGTCAAAGTGATCGAAGAACGTCCGAATCATACTTGA